DNA from Candidatus Obscuribacterales bacterium:
TCGCGGGCGATCGCTGGTGCCGTAAAGGGAGAAGCGATTTACCATCCAGAGCAAGGCACCTCGATTCAAGCCTGTTTGGATGCCGTTGGCGGTGACTGGTCGCGTATTCTCTCGGCCCGCCGCAGCCGCGAAGATATGGTGGCCTTTGTGGAACTGCATGTGGAACAGGGCAGTGTGCTCGACAGTAAGGGCTATGAGATTGGCGTGGTGGATGGTGTTGTGGGTATGAACCGCTACGCCATTACCATTACCGGCGTTCCTAACCATGCTGGCACCACCCCCATGGATATGCGCCATGATGCCCTGGTGGCTGCCGCTCAGGTGACCCTGGCCGTGCAGGCGATCGCCCTAGAACAGCCTAGCCGTCCTGTAGCCACCGTCGGATCGTTGAACGTATCTCCCAATGCTGCCAACATTGTGCCTGGGCGGGTAGAGCTGACCGTAGACATGCGGGATTTGTCCCAAGACTGTTTGGATGACATGACCTATCAGCTCTCGCGGCACCTGCGGGCGATCGCCGCCAAAACCCGCACCAACATTGATATGACACCTATTCTCAAAGTTAAACCCTCCCCCGCCGCCGCCCGCA
Protein-coding regions in this window:
- a CDS encoding Zn-dependent hydrolase produces the protein RYDGVLGVLAGIEAVQILHEQGLRLNHPLEVIVFSDEESSMIGSRAIAGAVKGEAIYHPEQGTSIQACLDAVGGDWSRILSARRSREDMVAFVELHVEQGSVLDSKGYEIGVVDGVVGMNRYAITITGVPNHAGTTPMDMRHDALVAAAQVTLAVQAIALEQPSRPVATVGSLNVSPNAANIVPGRVELTVDMRDLSQDCLDDMTYQLSRHLRAIAAKTRTNIDMTPILKVKPSPAAARIKSVIRDVCQDLGFSAHALPSRAGHDAMEMGHITDMGMIFVPSHAGISHSDQEYTSPEQCTQGATVLLQTLVRLDQVYS